The Anolis sagrei isolate rAnoSag1 chromosome Y, rAnoSag1.mat, whole genome shotgun sequence genome contains a region encoding:
- the LOC132780038 gene encoding basal cell adhesion molecule-like: protein MAPARSSAKAPLWRGVFLWAGVLLLACSECRSEVRVSVPVVIEALLGQDVSMLCSHTGSDGDGSVLVEWFIVNGQNRTQQRIAYDERGKQGVDVGTEYKDRVSMDAEHSLVIRAAEVGDEREFLCQVTTSSGTDVGVTQLKVFDSPEPPEVQKNTATLSVTEEFASEIATCTSKNAHPVPTISWYKDGRLLNPSTEHNKVLYVVSRTVKETSGLFSVSSTLYMHLKKEDKESAFRCKVNYSMPQGKSGSAETEPFQVTLHYYTENVQFSLASPELIKEGDDVEFHCQADGSPPPEYFFFRVQTSEKGEVQRDMGSNPDGVLRLRRVTKADSGTYRCQVLDFDSPPEVDLEKEADIFVHYLDPVVVTPGKMAVANVSGNVELTCSGSGSRTPELSWKKGEEEVGKGATLTLDSLTYQMAGTYSCKAAISSIPGLVKEQTVQVVVEGKPEMEQHQSVTHYQTIGQVVELTCSVLGHPEPEIRWSVTGEELSANTLSVEVTPELVQSGVSCWAQNKHGSDKQTFQFEKVSPTQPSSPGPAVDGEEGQGGSTVAVIAVCVCVLLLLLIVGFFYFMQRRGQLPCGSGEKRSLTPKEGNPDDTVVEMKTDRRNEQTGLLSHGGGGGGGGGTNEC, encoded by the exons aaTGCCGGTCCGAAGTCCGAGTGTCCGTCCCGGTGGTCATTGAAGCTCTTTTGGGCCAAGACGTGTCCATGTTGTGCAGCCACACAGGGAGCGACGGGGACGGCTCCGTCTTGGTGGAGTGGTTCATTGTGA ACGGACAGAACCGGACGCAGCAGCGCATAGCGTACGATGAGCGTGGGAAGCAAGGGGTGGACGTCGGGACGGAGTACAAGGACCGGGTCTCCATGGACGCCGAGCACAGCCTGGTCATCCGGGCGGCCGAGGTGGGCGACGAGAGGGAGTTCCTCTGCCAGGTGACCACCTCTTCGGGGACCGACGTGGGAGTGACCCAGCTCAAGGTCTTCG ATTCGCCCGAACCTCCGGAGGTCCAGAAGAACACGGCGACCCTTTCTGTGACCGAAGAATTTGCTTCAGAG ATTGCTACTTGCACCAGCAAAAATGCCCACCCGGTTCCAACCATCAGCTGGTATAAGGATGGACGCCTCCTCAATCCCTCCACAGAACACAACAAAG TGTTGTATGTGGTTTCGCGGACGGTGAAGGAAACCTCGGGCCTCTTCTCCGTCTCCAGCACTCTGTACATGCACCTGAAGAAGGAGGACAAGGAGTCCGCTTTCCGGTGCAAAGTCAACTACTCCATGCCGCAAGGGAAGAGCGGCAGCGCCGAGACGGAGCCCTTCCAGGTCACGCTGCACT ACTACACCGAGAACGTCCAGTTCTCTTTGGCTTCTCCGGAGCTGATCAAGGAAGGCGACGACGTGGAGTTCCACTGCCAGGCTGATGGCTCTCCACCACCCGAGTATTTCTTCTTCAGAGTGCAG ACGTCCGAAAAGGGAGAAGTCCAGCGCGACATGGGCTCCAACCCGGATGGTGTCCTCCGCCTCCGCCGCGTCACCAAAGCCGACAGCGGGACGTACCGGTGCCAAGTGCTGGACTTCGACAGCCCGCCCGAAGTGGACCTGGAGAAGGAGGCCGACATCTTCGTCCACT ACCTGGACCCAGTTGTTGTGACTCCAGGCAAGATGGCGGTGGCCAACGTGAGCGGAAACGTCGAATTGACTTGCTCCGGAAGCGGATCCAGGACGCCCGAATTGTCCTGGAAGAAG GGGGAGGAAGAGGTCGGGAAAGGTGCCACTTTGACCCTGGATTCCCTGACCTACCAAATGGCAGGGACCTACTCCTGCAAGGCTGCCATCTCCAGCATCCCCGGTTTGGTAAAAGAACAAACTGTCCAGGTTGTGGTGGAAG GGAAACCAGAGATGGAGCAACACCAATCGGTCACCCATTACCAAACCATTGGCCAAGTGGTAGAGCTGACCTGTTCCGTTTTGGGCCATCCTGAACCGGAGATCCGGTGGAGCGTCACTGGAGAG GAACTCTCTGCAAACACCTTGTCGGTGGAAGTGACACCTGAACTGGTTCAGAGCGGCGTTTCCTGCTGGGCCCAGAACAAACACGGTTCGGACAAGCAGACCTTCCAGTTCGAGAAGG TTTCCCCAACACAACCATCTTCCCCGGGACCTGCAG TGGACGGCGAGGAGGGCCAAGGCGGCAGCACGGTGGCGGTCATTGCGGTCTGCGTCTGCGTCCTGCTCTTGCTGCTCATCGTCGGATTCTTCTACTTCATGCAGCGGCGAGGACAGCTTCCTTGCGGCAGCGGAGAGAAGAGGTCCTT GACGCCCAAAGAGGGGAACCCCGATGACACGGTGGTGGAGATGAAGACGGACAGACGGAACGAACAGACGGGGCTCCTGAGCCACGGAGGGGGAGGCGGTGGTGGAGGAGGCACCAACGAG tGCTGA